The stretch of DNA ATGGGCAAGTGGACAGAAAATCTCAAGTTGTAAAACATTCCCCCTGAGCATTTAGGTGCGGGACTTCCCTATTGGCTGCAGAGGCTGGAACTAGGAAGTAGAGATCTCTGCGCTCCCCAAACAATGAAGTTCACTCGCTTCCTATGAGTCATTAGCCACTCAACCAAGTCCTCACTTAACGTCATCAATAGGTTCTGGGAAACCGTGACCTTAAGCGAAACGACGTATAAGGAAACCAGTTTGTTTAAAGGACTGTTATTACAGGATCTGCTTGTTTTGCTTAAGTCCGTTTCCAAGCACCTATACAAGACGCTGAGGATGCACTGTGCTTTGAAGCCCAACTCCTCTTCCAGCACCCGCAGCAACCCTTGCGTCATTTGTGACTCCttgggagggggaagagggcTGTGGTCACTCAGTGCCCCATGACGAGCACATGGCCCGGCACAGGTGTTCAAGGAAAGCGAATGAGCAAGTTGAGGCCATAGACGCCCAAAAACAACTCATCACAGACATAGTCTCCCTGCCTACTCTTTCTACCGGCCAGCAGACCCTGGTTCCCATGTCCTCTCCCCCAAGGAGTCCACCTGACTCCTCCAGGCTGTCAGGCACCGCTTGAGTCCCACAGCCTCCTGTGCTTTTCCCACAAGCGGCCACCCTGACTCCTTAGCTCCCCATGTTGAGGGGCCACagggtagagatggggcctcttGAGCAGATCTGTGACAACCTAAACTAGTAGTCAAGAACCTGGGCTctaggtcgggcgcggtggctcacgcctgttaatcccagcacttcaagaggccaaggcagggggatctacctgaggccaggagttcaagatcagcctggataacatagtgaaacccatgtctctactaaaaatacaaaaatcagtcaggtgtgatggcacttgcctgtagtcccagctactcaggaggctgaggcagaattgcttgaacccggaaggcggaggttgcagtgagctgagattgtgcagctacactccagcctcggtgacagagcaagactccatctccaaaaaaaaaaaaaaggggggggggcaggtgtggcggctcacgcttgtaatcccagcactttgggaggccaaggcgggtagattacctgaggtcaggagttccagaccagcctggccaacgtggtgaaaccctgtctctactaaaaatagaaaaattagctgggcaaggtggcaggcgcctgtaatcccagctactcgggaggctgagacaggagaattgcttgaacccgggaggcggaggttgcggtgagacgagatcacgacattgcactccagccggggctacaagagcaaaactccgtctccaaaaaaataaaaaaaaaaaaaaaaaaaagaacctggggTCTTCCACAGCCTGGTTACCTGTCCAAAATGCCACTTTGggctcggcatggtggctcatgcctgtaatcccagcactttgggaggctgtggcaggaggatcacttgaggttaggagttcaagaccagccttgccaacatggtgaaaccccatctctactaaaaatactaaaattaggctgggtgcggtggctcacgcctataatcccagcactttaggaggccgaggcgggtgatcacctgaggtcaggatttcaagaccaaccttgccaacatgttgaaaccccgtctctactaaaaaaaacaaaaaacaaaaaaattagctgggtgtggtggtaggcgcctgttcaagcaattctctccctcagcctcccaagtagctggattacaggcgcccgccaccatacctaatttttgtacttttaatagagatgaggtttcaccatcttggccaggctgatctttaactcctgaccttgtaatccaccagccttggcctctcaagagtgatgggattacagtcgtgagccaccgcgcccggctctccttgttttctttgtattaaagattattggctaggcatggtagctcacacctgtaacctggacacattgggaagctgaggcaggaggattgcctgaggtcaggagaccacgcctgggcaacatagtgagacctgtctctacaaaaacaaaaattcggCTGGcggtggtggctctcgcctgtaatcccagcactttgggaggcccaggaaggtggatacttgaggtcaggagtttgagaccagcctgaccaacacagtgaaacccatcgatactaaaaatacaaaattagcatggcgtggtggtgggtacctgtaatccaagctatttgggaggctgggattgAAAAAAATAGACACCCACAAGGATGAGCCATATATCTGCCAAGGTCTGTAGCCACTAATGGCCCCAAACGACTGCCATCTCAGCTTTGCCTGCACATTGGACTCTACTGGAGGTGTAGAGACAGAGACCCCCTGCCTTCTGCTTCCACTCACCCACACCAAGCCCAGCGTGACCACTTCTGGTGAGGGTCAAAATCCAGACTGGCAATAGGTCCAGGATGTTTACTGATTTCTGTCTGGTTAAACATCCAATACCAACACATAAGGCCACACACAGTTCTTGAAACTTTAAAATCCCTCAAAAACTGTTTATTATACAAGTGAATTTTGAGTCATGATGGGCTTATCGGTAGGATTTCTGGTAGCGAGCACGGGCACCAGGGCCTCCAAACTTTTTGGACTCGCAGCGACGAGGATCAGCTACCAGCAGGGTCCGGTCATACTGGATGAGGATGTCTTTGATCTCCTTCTTGGAAGCCTCATCCACATCTGGCAAGAGGAGCAGGGATGAGGATTTAGATAATCACACAGAGTCCTTGACTTGATCCCCACACACCCACCTACTTCATGGGAAGGACCCATGCTCACTCACATTTCTGGTAATAGGCCACCAGGGCTTTGGAGATGGACTGACGGATAGCTGTGAGGAAGACACACAATTAAAGGGTACAGGAGCGCTGTGAAGGCCTCCCTCCCAGAGCCACCTCCCCCATGCGCCCAGTTCCTGGGACTCACCATAAATCTGGGCCACGTGACCACCACCCTTTACACGGACACGGATGTCTACACCAGCAAATCGCTCCTTGCCGAGAAGCAGAACTGGCTCCAGCAACTAAAGGAATGGGGAATGAACAGGGATTCAAGTTACATGCTGGGCAGCTTAGCCATCTCACTGGGCTTCTCCTTGTTTCTGTGGCTTCTGCCACCACTGGCCTTCAAGTACTAGCGGATGGGGGTCAGGGTGTCACTCCAAGCCCCTCTACAGGCCCAGAGAAGAGGAAAGTCAAAAACACCAGATATGAGACTGCTGAAGTGGTGTAAGAAATATAGGCAAGGTAAAGGGAACAAGATCTGGGCTCCCTCCTACTTGTGTCCCTCACTGGACCTCAGACACCCTATCTCTAAGACTGGTTCTTAGAAGGCTGAACAGTAAGGAGCATTCCAATAGCTTCTGAAACTCCCAAGGCTGTTTCAAGCAGTCGAAACCATCCCTGGACTGTTCAGGTGCCTTTTCTATTTCCCACCTGAGCTCTCTGCCCTTTCTTTGAGCCTCACAGGTTTCCAGAATTATAGTACCACCTGTCCCTGGTCCCTAGACCCTTCCCAGCTCTAGGTCTTTTACCAGTGCCTCTGTCTAGATACTTCCTCTACCTGCTTTCAGCTCACAGGTCTCCTTCCCCAGTTCTGACCACTTTGGATCAGCTTCTGGTATTGGGCCCAGTCCTTCTCCCCAACTAGGCTGGCAGTTCCATGAAGGCAAGACCTGAAGTCATCTGGATCACTGCTATGTCCCCAAAACTCAACAGAGGGTACACATACAAATCCTTCAAATACAGTGACAGCCAATAACAGTAACATTCAACATCTGCTACACAAAGGAAATCtcagaatttttattaaattctaggccaggcatggtgattacacctgtaatcccagtccaggcagaaggatcacttgaggccaaggaccagcctgggcaataaagtgagaccccacgtctacaaaaaaatatttctcaaatgagccaggcgtggtgatgtgcctgtagtcttggcAACcgaaaggctgaggtggtaggatctccaactcaggagtttaaggctgcagttcATTagaattgtgctactgcactccagggtaGGTGACAGCAAGATACTGTTCTTAAAAAAGAACCTTataactcaaaaaaatttttttaactgaccCTGCAATGTagatattctttcttttaaaagtagTAAAGTTCACAAGGGGCAGAAATCAGATTCTGGTTTCTTTCCATTCTGAGCCAAAGAAATTGAGAGTCCCAAAAAGGGAACAGAGGAACCCCTTTTACAAGCAAGCATTTAAACAGACCCAAATTCGGCCGctcacggtggctgacgcctgcaatcccagcactttgggaggccgaggctggtggatcacctgaggtaatgagttcgagaccagtctggccaatatggcgaaaccccgtctctactaaaaatacaaaaattagccgggcgtggtggtgcatgcctgtaatctcagctactcaaaaggctgaggcaggagaatcgctttaacccgggaggcgaaggttgcagtgatccgagatcgcgccactacactccatcctgggcgacacagcgagactccctctcaaaacaaataaacaaaataaaaaatagccggtGTCCCTTCACCCTTTGGGTCCCGCCGCCCCAGTTAGGTGAGCTTCCTAACATCCCAGTTTTCAAAGCAACCCCTTAATCTTCAACACCCCCATCTCAGCTTTTACATCTTCTGAACCCCAAGCCCAGCTCTATTGCCAAATACCCCACTGTTCTACACCCAACACAACTTCTAAACATCCCGTTGCTGATACCAGCCCCCTCAGCTTTCAAGAGCTACAACATCTCTGTCTCCAAGAGTCCTCCATCCACTCAACGCCGGTGCCGGATCCCAGCACCTTGTACTGTAGCGTGCGCGGCTCAATCATCTCCAGGGGCCGCCCGTTCACCTTGATGAGACCATTGCCGCGTTTGCAGTGCGCCACAGCTGTCGCTGTCTTCTGTAAGATACAATAAAAACAGGGGCCCCGTGAGCTCCGGCTCCAGCTCCCATGTTACCCCCTAGATTCCTGCCCACCGACCTCTCCCAGACCCTggccttctccttcccctccccttcccatccGGCGTCTGGCTCACCTTGCGTCCGAAGACCTGCACCGACTGCAGCGGGCCCTTGGACGGCATGGCTCCGAGCGTGGCCTAGAGAACCTCACCACGCGACGCCACAACCGGAAAAGGAAAGCTAGGGGCCACCCTGGCCGCTTTTCAGGGTCTGCGCAGGCGCCTTGAGCGCTGCGTCGCGACGGGAGAGAGCTTTACGGCTTCTGTTGCGTCTAACGGGCGGGGCGTCTGGTCAGCGGCGGGAAGGCCCTTAGGCGCTCAGAGCGGGCGGGCCCTGTGAGGCGGAAGTGGCGGGCTCTGTGGGCGGAAGGGGCGGGGCCTGGGAGTGTGTGCGGACTGAAGGGAACGCTGCGGGAGTGTGCTTCGCGTCCTCTGTAGTCGACTGCCGCAGCTCTTCTTTGCATTCTGGCTCTTTAATAATCTCCCTTCGCCCTTTCTTTAAATCAGttcccaccctcccaccacctGTAATCTTTCTCCCCTCTGGACTCCCTCCTCCCCGAATCCCCCGCATCAGAATCTTCCCTTTGGAATCTACTGCAAGAAATCTGGCTGGATTCTCAGATTAAGGACTTCCAGAATCCTATCCTCCCTAGAATCCCCCTCCTTGGGGATCCTCTCCCAGAATACTTTTCCCCTCAGCGCCCCTTCCCCTCAGAATCTCCCTTTCACCAGAATGTCTTTCCTTTCAGTTTCCTCTTCCCAGAATGTTTCCCATCCTTCTTTCAGAAGGCCAACCCCAAATGTCCCTCTTAAGAGTGCTCAACTTAGACCCCCCTTTTCCCTGAATCTCCCTCCATTCGGTCCTCGTCCCCTCAGTCACCCTTCCCAGAATCTTTCTCTTGTCAGGACCCAGTACCCCTGGAATCTCCCTCCTCCAGAATCTCCCTTTCCCGGAAAATCCCCCTTTCCCAGAACACCCCGCCCCGCAAATCCACAAAAACTTTTCTCTCAGAGACCCGTCCCTCAAAATCTACCTTTGTCCTGAATTTATTTCCCTTCCGAGACTCCTCTTCCCAGCAACTGCCTTCCCTGGAGTTTTCTCTCCGTTAGAATCCCACTCTCCTAAGAGACCCTCCCCCAAGAATTCACCACTTCCCCGTCCCCACCCtagaatctctctttttttttgagacggaatttcgctcgttgcccaggctggagtacagtggtgcgatctcgtctcactgcaacctccgcctccagggttcaagagattctcctgccttaggctcccgagtcgctggaattacaggcgtctaCCACCACGCCCTGGtcgttttttgtgtttttagtagaaatggggtttcaccacgttggccaggctggtctcgaactcctgacctcaggtgatgtgatccgcctcggcctcccagagtcctgggattacaggcgtgagccgccacacccggccgaatctctctgtttttttttttttcttttcttttttttgagacagagtcctgctctgtcgcccaggctggagtgcagtggcgtgatctctgctcactgcaacctctgcctccccggttaaagcgattctcctgcctcatccttttgagtagctgaga from Gorilla gorilla gorilla isolate KB3781 chromosome 20, NHGRI_mGorGor1-v2.1_pri, whole genome shotgun sequence encodes:
- the RPS16 gene encoding small ribosomal subunit protein uS9 isoform X2 produces the protein MPSKGPLQSVQVFGRKKTATAVAHCKRGNGLIKVNGRPLEMIEPRTLQYKLLEPVLLLGKERFAGVDIRVRVKGGGHVAQIYAIRQSISKALVAYYQKYVDEASKKEIKDILIQYDRTLLVADPRRCESKKFGGPGARARYQKSYR
- the RPS16 gene encoding small ribosomal subunit protein uS9 isoform X1 gives rise to the protein MPSKGPLQSVQVFGRKKTATAVAHCKRGNGLIKVNGRPLEMIEPRTLQYKLLEPVLLLGKERFAGVDIRVRVKGGGHVAQIYGESQELGAWGRWLWEGGLHSAPVPFNCVSSSQLSVSPSPKPWWPITRNMWMRLPRRRSKTSSSSMTGPCW